CATGCGGGCGGGGAACGACAGTGACGCACGACCACGGCGATGAATCCTCGTCTAGATGTTCAAGAACGCGTTGGCTCCCTCGTTTCAAATAGTGCTCACGGCTGCCCTCAGGCGGGTATTTGTTCGAGTTGACGTGGTTTTGAAGTTCGTGCTTGCAGACGTTTGTCGTTGTAAGGTGGATCGCGTCTTTCAGTCGTTTCCACTGAGTGGTGTTTGCAACCGCGATCAAGGAACTCGTATCAGCCAGTATCGGATAGCGAGCCTCACTCGCCATCGCTGCCCGTCAAGAATTCAGACGTGTCTCGTTCCATAGCCGCCTCGAACGACTCTTTCTCTTCTTCCATCCTATCGAGTTTCTCACCGAGAAGGACACGGGCCACGTCCTCGCCGATCTCACCACGACTGTATCGTTCGTACACCGCAATCTTGTCTTGTTCATCTAATGACTGTCGGAGCATTTCGACCAAGCCGACACGGGCGAGTTCGCTCACGTTGACGCCACCGATGTGAATCTCATCGAGGAGCTCCGCGGCCTCTTTTTCAGCTCCGGCACGGAACTGAATCGTCTTATCATAGCTTGACCCACTCATACGGTGACGTTCGGCGTGGAGAGTAATATATGTTATGACGTGTATTTACTTGTCATTACAAACGGTCGGGAACGTAGCACTACCATACAGGCCTCTCACTCGCAAAGGGTTCGGTTTGAGGTAGATGACGTGCAGAACCAATATGATCTAATGAAATGAGCGAAAGCTAGTGAACCCGTCCGTCGCCTCTGGTGCACAACTTCGGGATCTCAAATTCTACAAACCACCATACCGTTGACAGCCGTTACGATCGTCCTCAACGACCCCGTTGAGTATCGCGGCGCTCGTTATCTGTTGGCCTATTGCGTATTAGTTCGTCTATTATCGAGAAGGCGAGGCCCCGTTCAATTCTGGTCCATAAGTAGACTTATCTACAGCTGTTTCACCAAATCGCGACTCGAACAAACCATCGGAGAAGCTATTGTAGCTCTTCGACGAGCGCAGTCACCGCCTCGTCAACAAGATCACTGTCAAGGCGGCCCTGTCAGAAGTCGATGTCCTCGTGATCTATCGATTGGACGCCCCACGGGACGATCCGACTCTCATCCGGCATCCCACCACGAAGCCAACGCTCTTCAGGGATGTCGATGAGGCCGTCCATCCAAGATTTTGACGTCAACGTTAGCGCGATATACTGGTCGCCGTGGAACGGACGGCCTTCGTGGTTCGAGAGGATCAGCCAGGGCCGAGCGTCTTCCTCGCCTTTGAAGGGATCATCACCGTAGACGACGTCGCCCCGCTCGAAAATCGGTGTCTCTTCGTCGGTCACTGTTCGTCCTCGACGCTCGGGTGGGGTTCCTGCGGTGCGTGCTCGCGCCACGCTTCCTTGTCCTCTGTACCGAGTTGGTCGTTGAACAGAGCCGTTGCTCGTTCGTACCCGCTGTATCCGTCGAGGCGCTCAGCGTCGTCAGTCACCGCCCAGTACGTCGCCTTGTGTTCGACCAGACCACGGTCCTTCAACCGTGAGAGCGCGGTGCTGACTGCGCCCTCGTCGACGCCGATCTGGGAGGCGATTTCGCGGGCCTTGAACGCTCGATCCTGGTTGGCGGCGAGAAATCCGAGGACTTGATCAGGCACGGAGAGTTCTTCGAGCTCGTCTTCGCTCGTGTTCTCGAAGGTGTCTCGGTCGATGGACATCGTTGAATGGGGTACGTCATCCGCTGTAAAGAGTGTTAGGTGTGAAAGCTACGAAAACTCCGAAGGAGAAATCACTATTGACCACGAAGCGGTTCGAGAACCGTATGCATTGAGACGGCTAGCTGAGGTGTTATATATACTGGCATGGCCGAGGGCTAGTGAACTCGTCCGACGCTGTCGACGTCGTGCGCTCGAGCGATCGTGACGACGGGTCCGGACTGTTCGGACTGAACGTATATGGTCGGCGTCGAGAACGGTGACACGATGAGCGACAGGCGAGTCGAAACGAGTCGAGGGTGTGCGTGATGAAGGGTCGAACGCGGAATCTCGGGGCGATCTGTGGGATGCTGGCGCTCTCGTCGCTGCTGTGGTTCAATTACTCCGCGGTGCTCCCGCTGGTCGTCGACGACTGGGACCTCTCGAGCGTCCAGGCGGGCGTCGTCTACAGCGCGTTCCAGGCTGGCTACCTCCTGCTCGTGGTTCCTGTGGGATTGCTCGCGGATCGTCGATCGACGCGCCACGTCATCGCGGTCGGTGCGACCGTCTCGGCGGTTGCGACCCTCGCGTTCGCGCTCCTCGCTCGAGGATTCCTCACCGGGACGGTCCTGCGGTTCGTCGCCGGCCTCGGGATGGCGGCCGTCTACGTGCCGGGAATGCGATTCGTCAGCGACTGGTATCCCGTCGATCGGGGCCGTGCCATGGGCGTCTACGTCGGGACGTTCTCGGTCAGCAGCGGTTTCTCGTTCGTTCTCGCGTCGTCGGTGGCCGCCCGGTTCGGATGGCGGGCGGCACTGGCGGCGACCGGCCTGCTCGCACTCGGTGCCGGCCCCCTCCTTCTCGGTGTCGGGAGCGATCCCGACGTGCCCGATCGCTCGACGGCGTCGATCGACTTCTCGGTGCTTCGCAACCGGGCGTACCTGCTGACCGTCGGGGTCTACTCGGCACACAACTGGGAGTTGTTCGGGGTTCGCAACTGGCTGCCGGCCTTTCTCGTTTCGACGACCGCGATCGCTGCGACGGGCCAGCCGGCGACCATCGCCGGCGCGGTCGCGGGTGCAGTGACGGCGATGAGCGGCGTCGGCAACCTCGCCGGCGGCTGGATCTCGGACCGCGTCGGTCGACCTCGAGTCATCGCGGTCGGTCTCGGTGCGAGCGCGCTCGTGAGCCTCACGCTCGGCGCGTTCGCTCGACTGCCGTTCTGGCCGCTCGTCGGCCTCGTCCTCGGGTACGGCGTCGTCATCTCGCTCGACAGCGCGCCTACCTCGACGACGATCACCGAGGTCGTCGCCGCCGACCGCGTCGGCACTGCCCTCGCGGTCCAGTCGCTCGTCGGAACGATCCCGGGCGTCCTCGCACCGGTCGTCTTCGGCGCGGCACTCGATGCCGGCGGATACGGACTGGCGTTTCAGACGCTCGGCGTCGCGGCGGCACTCGGGGTGGTCGCGACGCTCGCGCTTCGGAACGACGCGACGGAGAGCCGACCCGGAGGGGCGTGAGGGGCGGCTGGCCGACGACGGGATGAATCGGGCGAGCTATCGGTCGACGACGTTCCGCCGGGTGATCTGCTGGAGGGCGATCTCGGCCACGTTCGCGCCGTACTCGGCCGTCCGGCGTAGACTGTCGAGCAAGAGACCGAGCACGTAGGCCTCGCCCGGCACGTCGTGGTCGTAGAGGTCACGGTCGAGGTCCTCGAGGCGGTTCATCAGCTGGTCGCGTCCGGCGAGTGCCTCGTTTGCGGCCTCGATGCCGGCGTCGGTGAGGATCGCGTCGGCGGCGTCGTCGACGACCTGCCGAGAGGAAGTTCCGAGTGCCGAGATCCTGTCGGCGTACGCGTCGCGGATCGACGCGTCCGGTTCGAGCGTAAATTCGGCGATCTTCTCGGCGTGGTCGGCGATGCGCTCGAACTGCCGAGCGGCGTAGTAGTACTCGAAGAGATCGTCCCGGCCCCACTCGAGTTTCTCGACTTCGCGGAGGTCGGTTAGCGAGCGTCGGAAGTGACGCGTGATCATTGCGAACAGTTTGTCGGCCTCGCCGTCGCGTTCGATGACCCGCCGGGCCAGTTCTTCGTCACCCTCGATGACGGCCGTCACCGCGTCCCGGTGCATCGCGAGCATCACCAGCCGGAGCCGGAGGGTGCTCTTTCTGACGTCCACGTTCTCGGCGTCGATGAGGTTCGTCAGCCGGATGCGCGTGTCGGTCGCCTCGAGGAGTTCGAACCCCGAGAGTTCCGACAGCGTTCGCTCGATCAGTTTGCGGCGTCCCTCCGGATGTCCCGTCGTGTCGACGAGTGTCACCGAGTCGAAGCCGACCGCGTGGACGGCGTGAATGCGCTGGCGGATCGCGTCGTCGCTATCGGTCGCGACGTCGATCGACGTCGTGCGGTCGGCGGTGTCACAGCCTGCCGCCGCCTCGACGAGCAGCGAGGCGTCCCCGTTCGGGTGTAAGGAGAGGACCGATCCGGCTTTGATACCGTGTTCTCGCGCCCAGGACTTCGGGAGCGAGACGGTGTACGTCGTGCCACCGGAGAGCTGAACCTTGCGTGTCTCCATATATCGAGACGACTGGTCGACTCCTTCATTACGTCTTATATGAGAGGAAACATCCACTATAGGCAGCTACATATCGGTACTGTCGCCACGTGTGTCGGATGGCGACTCGAGGACGCACCGGACGTCCGGATGCTATATAGTCGTCTGGACAGTCTGTTGCACAGGGCTATCCTCGTCGGTCGAGTCCCACCGGTATGTCCCGGGAAATGTGGCACCGACCGCGAGATGCGATCCGACAGGGTCGCGACGCGACGCTCGCGCAGGTCGTCGAAGCTATCGACCGCACCGCGCCGGAGACGAAAGCGCGACTGGCAGCGGAAGTCGGCATCTCCGAACAGTACCTCTCCGAACTGCTCCAGGAACTGAAACGGGACGACGTCGTCCGGAAGGCGTACGTCGTCGACGACGCCGCAGTGTACGCCAACGCAGACGCCGTCTCGCCGCTCCACGCTGGCCGTCGCGTCGGCGGTGCGACCGCCGACGGGGAGCGAAGCGAACGTGCGACTGACTCGACGACGGACCCCGGCGATCGAGCCCAGACCGTACTGGACCTGCTGGCACGACTCGACGACGTGACGGCGACCCAGTACGCGGCTGCCCGCCAGTCGTTCGTCGGCGAGGAACCCGACCGGCCGGCGGGCGCGCTCGAGTCGCTGGCAAACGAACGCTACTCGGCGGTCCTCTCGGAGCTCAAGTCGTACACGCTGACGACGGACTGGCCGGGCAACCGTGTCGCCGCCGATCTCGCGACGATCGCGACGAACCTCGAGATCGTCGGCGACCGCGCCTGCTTCGTCGCCGACGTCGTCGACAGCCAGGCGGTGGCGACCTCCGGCGTCGTTGAGGAGCGCGTCTGTGACATCTTCGAGGCGGGCGAGACGATCAACGGCCACCTCAGATCCATCCTCTTCGAGTGCGACCTCGCGGCTCACGACGACCTCATCGTCCAGGAGGAGACCGTCCACCGCGACTTAGACGAACTGTTCGAACTGGTCACGGCGTACGACCAGGAGATGTACGGCTACCTGGTGACGGTGACGCGGGCGCTCGAGCGCGCCATCTACTACTGGGTCCACGCCGCCGAGATCGCGGTTCACCTCCACTCCGGCGTCCAGCCCGATCACGTGCTGATCTGAGTGCCCCACAAAACTACCACCATCGAGGTCGTAGCGAAGGCGTGATTCCGGATGGTATCGTTTCTCATCGCGTACGGAACCGACGAGGGACAGACGGCGACCGTCGCCGAGTACATCGAAACCGTTCTCATCGGCCGTGGACACGACGTCACAACGCGAGACGTGACGGAGGCGTCGGACGCGCTCGTCGACGACGCCGACGCGGTGCTCGTCGGCTCGCCTGTCATCAATCGCAAACACCTGCCGGAAGTCGTCGCGTTCGTCGAGCGAAACAGCGAGACGCTCGCGACGCGGCCAACCGCGTTTTTCCAGCTGTCCTTTGCCTCGGCCATTCCAACCGACTGGGCTCGAGACGGCGCTCAGGAGTGGGTGGATGGCCTCGTCGAACGCACCGGATGGCAGCCCGGCCGCGTCGGGCTCTTTGCCGGTGCGGTCAAATACACGCAATACGGGGCCTTCACGCGGCTCTTTTTTAGGCTGTTTTCGGCGATAACGACCGGCGATACGGATACCTCACGGGATTACGAGTACACCGACTGGGACGAGGTCGAGTCGTTCGCCACCGACTTCGCCGCGCTCGTCGAACGGCGTGTCGCTGCCGAAACGTCACAGACCGACGACCGTACCGCCACGGTGCAAGAGTGGAAGTCGGTAACGACGAACCGCGAGCACGAGTCGTCGCCCCGGGAACGCGGGCGTGGTCGTCGGCTCGCCGAAATCGGACTCTTCGCCGGACTCCTCGGCGTCGTATACTGGCTAGTCCGCAGGCAATCGCTTCGACAGTCCTGACTGACGGGGACAGATCCACTCGAGGAGTACTCGAGCCGATCGTCGGCACAACGGGTTGCTGACGGAAAACGCGTGGATCGAGACATCTCGACTCCGAAAGTGTGAGACGGAGACGGAGACGGAGACGAACCCCGTGGTGTCGCTGCATGGAAGCAGGAGACACACTAGAGGCCCGCGACGCCAACCGTACGGCTCTGGACGCGATCAGTCGGTCCGGGACGACTCGGGCTGCTCGGGCGCGTACGTCGAGAGGAACGTCTCGAGGTCGCGAAAGTCCGCGAGCCGGTCTGCGAGCGTCTCGTGGTCCCAGTGCCACCATTCGGTGGCCTCGAGTCGTGCGGCGACGTCTTCGGGGAAGCGCCGGCGGATCGGTTCGGCGGGGACGCCGCCGACGATGGTGTACGGGGGAACGTCGTCGACGACGACCGCGCCGGCGGCGACGACGGCCCCGTTGCCCACGGTGGTCCCCGGAAGGACCGTCGCGCCGTGACCGATCCAGACGTCGTGACCGACTTCGACCGGCTGGTCGGCCCGCCACTCGAAGATGGCGTCGTCGTCTTCACCGAGTCCGTACATCGCCGCCCGGTAGGTGAAGTGGTGGGCGGTCGGGCGATCGATGGGGTGGTTCGTCGGCCCGAGGCGAGCGTCGGAGGCGACGTTGCCGAACTTGCCGATCGTGGTGTAGTCGAGCTGGACCCGCTCCATGAGGTACGTGTAGTCGCCCAGGTCCGACTCGAGGAGACGGCAGCCAGGACGCACTTCCGTCCACGATCCGAGGCTGCTGTCGCTGATCTGAACTGACTCGTGTACGGTCGGTTCGGGCGACAGCTCGTCGACGCTTCGCGCGTTGTGCGACGCAACGTAGTACCCGTCGTCTCGTCGTTCGAAGTCGATAGACGTCATCGAATCACCGCCGGCCGGCCGTCGACTCGAGGATCTTCCTGGGAGCCGTCCAGAGCGCCTCCAGGATCCCGGTCTGTTCGACCTCGTCGTCGTCGCGAAGGTACGACCGAACGCGCTGGCTCGCGAGTTCGACAGAACCCGCCAGCACGACGATGAGGATGATGCAGGCCATCATCTCCGTGTAGTTGAAGGTCCGCCGCTGGATGTCCAGCTCCAGTCCCAGCCCGCCGGCGCCGATCAGGCCGAGGCTGATCGCGACCCGGACGTTGTGTTCGAGGTCGAACGCGATCCAGGCGATGAACTGGCGGAAGACCTGGCTCAGCATCCCGAACGAGATGACCTGGGGTTTGCTCGCGCCCGTGCTCTCGACACCCTCGATCGGGCCGTCCGCGATCTCCTCGAGTTCGTCGGTGAACAGTCGCCCGAGATACCCGGTCGTGTCGACCATGATCGCGAGCACGCCCGTGAACGGCGAGACGCCGCCGAGCGGGATGAAGATGAGCGCCCAGACGAGTGCCGGAATCGCCCGGATGAAGCTCATCGTCGCGCGAAAGAGGAAGTTGAAGGGGTACGGGACGACGCGCTCGCTCGCGAGGATGCCAAAGAGGAGCGCACCCGGCAGACCGAGAACGGTCCCCGCGAACGCGATCGCCATCGTCACGCCCGACGCGCGGAACAGTTCCGCTTCCTGCATGAAGTTCCAGTACTGTCCGACGTCGATGAAGGGGATACCGTAGTAGGTAGTCGGCGGAAAGTACTCGGCGAGCGCGTCGAGGAAGAACGGAAACTGCGTGAACAGCTGGCTGAGGGTAAACTCGGTCGTCAGGAGGCTCTGGTAGAACACGATCCCGCCAACGACGACACCCAGGACGGTCCAGAGCCGTCGGATCGTCTTCCGGCGCTTCAGTTCGGTCAACTTCCGGTCGACGGCCGATCCGCCGGCGTCGTCGAATCCGAAGTACTCTCGGAGACTCCGGCTGTCGGACGGCGAGCCGGAACTCACGCTTCGACCCTCCACTCGGTGTGGGGCTCTGTCCGGTCGCCGGGGCCGTCACCCGAGTTCTGCTCGGCGAGCCCGACCGTCTCGACGCTGCCGTACAGGTCGTCGATCAGCGAGGGCGTGAGTTCGCCCTGTCCGACGTCGAAGAGCAGTTGGCCGTCTCGCAGCCCGATGAATCGATCGCCGAAGTGTGCGGCGATGTTGACCTGGTGGAGGCTCACGAGCGCCGTCACCTCGTGGACGCCCGCAGCCTTCCGCAGGTAGCCCATCACGGTCTCGGCACTTGCGGGATCGAGGCTCGCGACGGGTTCGTCGGCGAGCAACAGGTCGGGATCCTGCACGAGCGCTCGCGCGATGCCGACGCGCTGCTGTTGGCCGCCGCTCATCTGCGAGACGCGCTGGTGGGCCTCGTCCAGGAGGCCGACGGTCTGGAGGGCTTCGAGCGCCCGAAGCTTGTCGGCTCGATCCTGCCACTGGAACACGCTGGACAGGAACCCCGTCCGTTCCAGCGAACCGGTGAGCGCGTTGAGGTACGCAGAGACGCCGTCGACGAGGTTGTGCTGCTGGAAGATCATCCCGATCGACGGCTGGGACTCCTCGAGAGGGTTCCCGTCGAGGTAGATGCCGCCGCTGGTCGGTTCGGTGAGGCCGTTGATACACCGCAGCATCGTCGACTTTCCGGCGCCGGACTCCCCGAGAAGGACGACGAACTCGTCCTCGATCTCGAAGGAGACGTCGTCTAGCGCCGTCACGTCTCCGTACTCCTTCGTCAGGTTCTCCACTGTGAGTGTACTCATTGTGAGAAATTGTCGCGGTCGGTCGTTACCCGAGTTCGATACCGAGGTCGTCGAGCCGCGTGATGACCGGCTCGTAGTTGTCCATCCCCGTCTCCTCGAGCGTCGTGAACGGCAGGTCGGTCTCGTTGTAATCGTCGGGCATGTACTCCTGGATCAGCTCCTCGTCGGACGCGAGCAGCGTCTCGCGGATCTTCTCTTTCATCGGCGAGTCCCACGAACTCCTCGCGTAGATCGGCTGTTTCGGAATGGGGAACGACCACCAGAACGGACGGAGCGTCTCCTCTTTCTCCCCGCGGTTATCGATGAACGAGTCCTCCTCTTCGACCCGTTCAGGGAGTTCCTGGCCCTCGGCGAGGTACGACATCCCGTTGCCGCTCCACGTACAGCACGCGTCGGCGTCGTCGTTTATCACCCGCTGGACGGCGTCTGCGTGGTTCGACCAGGTCCCGTCGAAATCGACGGGATCGCCGTCGGGGGCGTCCCCGACGTCGAGCCCGGCCTCTTTCAGGGCGTAGACGGCGAAGATCGACCCGCTCGTGGAGAGGCGGTCGGCGAACGCGACATTTTTGCCCTCCAGATCGGTCCGCTCCTGGATGTTGGAGTCGGGTTTGGTGAGCATCATCGAGAAGTAAAACGCAGTCCCGCCGGTCACTGCCGTGCCGAAGAGGTCCATCACGTCCGGATTCGAGATGAGCGTCACGTCGTCCATCCCGATCTCGCCCTGTTCGCTGTTCAGGGCCTGTCGGACCGCCGAGTAGTCGTTGGGCACTTCCATCTCCAGGTCGAGACCGTCGATCTCGCCCTCCAGCATGTCGTGGACCGGTTCGTACTGCGGACGGACGTCCGAGGGCGTATCCGGCGTCAGCAACATCGTCACGACGTCGCCGTCGTCACTGGAAATGACGCCCGAACAGCCGGCCAACCCGGTCAACGCCGCGGTGCCTGTCGCGGCACCGATCGCGAATCGGCGACGGCTCAGCCGTTCGGTCATCGTCCGTTCTCGCCCGTCCTGCATGGTAGATGCGTCAGCGCTGGTCTCGTCTGACATCACCTGAAGGCTGGCAACGGGATCGAATAACCCTTGACTGAGTAAAGTCCGGAGCGTCTCGAACGGGACCCGAAACGAGAACCGACACCTCGCTGGAGTACCGAGCGTCCGTACCAGTCTGGACCGGTCCGGACTGTCAGTTACGATCCCGGGAAGCGTCCAGGATCGCCGGCGGGGAATAGAGAGTACCCAGCGAAGCCTTACACTGGTGTTGTGGTTCTCACCGAGTGACTGCATGGAAAATCCACACGACCGTTCGGATCGGTTCGAGCTCATCGCTGCGTGTGACGGCGACGTGCTCGCCCGGTTGGCGAACCAGGTGCTGGCGGACGATCCCTCCCTGTCCGTCCTGCAGGAACCGACACCACAGCTCGTGATGCAACAGGTCGTCGAACCCGTCGAGCGGCGGCCGTTCAACCTCGGCGAGGTCGTCGTCACCCCGGCCGAAGTGAAACTGGGCGACGAACGCGGGTTCGCGATGGTCTCCGGCAAAGACGAGCGAGGCGCACTCTCGGGTGCCATCGTCGACGCAGCGGTCGCCGGCGGTCATCGACTCGCCGACGACATCGCGACGCGGCTGGGCGAGGTCGCCACAAACCATCAGGAAGAACGCGCCCGCGAGTGGGCGGAGAGCAAACACACCGCCGTCGAGTTCGAAACCATGGAGGACGACCTGTGAGAGCGATCGACGTCGACCCCGTCCACGGGACGCGACGGACGTTCCGCACGCTGTGTGACGCGATGAGTCGTCCCGGAACCGTCCACCGAACGCGGACTGCGCCTGCCGACTACGCCGTCGTCGCCGCCCTGGTCGACCACGAGGTGACGTTCCACTCGAGCGACGAGGAACTCACCGAGGCGCTGGCCAGCCAGGGACGACTCGAGGCGGCCCCTCCGGCCGAGGCGGACGTCGTCCACACGAAGGGAGTGCCCTCGTGGGACGTCCGGGACCTCGAGCGCGGGTCACTCGTCGAGCCGAGCGAGGGTGCGACGGTCGTCTACCGGGTCGACGGGCTGGCGGCGAGTCCGGAAGACGGACAGACCGCGGTCACCGTCACCGGCCCTGGCGTCGACGGAGCGACGACGTTCGGTGTCGGACTGCCCGAAGCGGAGGTGACCGCGCTCGCGGACGCACAATCGGACTATCCGTGCGGCGTCGACGCCGTCTTCACGAGCGGCGACGCAGTCGCCGCCCTCCCGCGATCGGTCACCTTTCGGGTCGCGAACGACGGCGAACGCGGTTCCGAGGACGACGGAGGTGAGCGCTAGATGGGCTACGTCGCCGTCAAGGCTGGCGAGGAGCTCATCCAGCGGGCCGAAGACCTCTTCGAGAAACAGCGCCTCGCCGACGAGGACGCCCCCATAACCGTCGACCAGCTCGAGGGACAGCTCGAGCGACTCACCGCCCAGGCGATGAGCGAGGCAGGACTGTACGCACCGCGACTGGCCGCACTCGCCGTGAAGCAGGCGCAAGGCGACACCGTCGAGGCGGCCTTCCTGCTGCGTGCGTACCGCTCGACGCTGGAGCGGTGGGACGAGTCGGTCCCCGTCGAACCGTCGGCGATGTTCGCCACCCGGCGCGTCTCGCCAGCGTTCAAAGACGTCCCTGGCGGACAGATCCTCGGGCCGACGAAAGACTACACGCAGCGGCTGCTCGACTTCGAACTCGAGGACGAGGACGAGGGCGAAGACCCGACGGCAGACTGGGACCTCGAGGACGCCGAGCCGACGACGCTCACAAACGTCGTGGACGTGCTCCGCGAGGAGGGGCTGGTCTCCGAACCCGACGAACCGGACGTCGACGCGCCGACGGACACCACCCGCGAGCCGGTCACGTTCCCGGTCGAGCGCGACGCCGTCCTCCAGGAACTCGCACGCGGAGAGACGGGTGCGGTGACCGCGCTCGGCTACTCCGCGCTGCGAGGGTACGGACAGGTCCATCCGACGCTGGCGGAAGTCCGCGTCGGAAAGCTACCGCTGACAATCGAGCACCCCTACACGGGCGACGAGGTGACCGTCGCGGACGTCGCGGTCAGCGAGAGCGAGGCGGTCGTCCCGGTGTACGCGAAACGAGACGACCCCCAGTTCGCCTTCGGCTACGGGCTGACGTTCGGGCGAAACGAGCGCAAGGCCATCTCGATGACCATCCTCGACGCCTCGATCCAGCTCGAAAGCGAGGACGAACCCGCGGAGAACGCCGAGTTCGTCCTCGACGTGGTCGACGGGATGGACTCGTTTGGCTTCATCGAGCACCTCAAACTCCCTCACTACGTCACGTTCCAGTCGATCCTGGACCGCATCCGCGCCATTCGCGAGCGGAAGGTCGCGGGGACCACGGACGACGAAGCCGAACCCGCAACCGACGACGGCACGGACCCGACCGAGCGCGAGTCGAGCGAAAGCGAACCGAGCGATCGAGAGACGATCGAGGCGAGCGACGATGACTGAAACCGACGATATCGACGTGGAGACGGCAGTATCGACCGACTCCATCGAGGCCGCCCTCGAGGACCTCGAGGGGGAGGGTCTCGAGGGGTACAACTACGCCTACCTGGACGAACACACCAAACGCGAGGTCAGACGGGCGATCCTGAAGGCGATCGCCATCCCGGGCCACCAGGTGCCGTACGCATCGCGGCCGATGCCGCTGGCTCGCGGCTGGGGAACCGGCGGCATCCAGGCGTCGCTGTCGCTACTCGGACCCGAAGAGACGTTCAAGGTCATCGACCAGGGCTCCGACGAGTCCGTCAACGCGGCCAACATCCGCCGGCTGGCGGTGGACACTGCCGAGGTGGCGACGACCACCGACACGACCGACGCCGACGTGATCCAGACGCGCCATCGCATTCCCGAGGAGGTGCTGACTGACGAGCAGATCCTCGTCTTGCAGGTGCCGGTCACCGACGCGCTCCGCAAAGTCGACTCCTCGGACGCGGCGAATCGTCGGCGACACGCCCACAAGAACTACGGGAAGATGTGGGTCCACCTCTACGAGAACGTCGTCGAATGGGGCGAGATCAACATCGCCGCCCGCTACCCGACGATGGTCGCCGGCCGCTACCTGATGGACCCGTCGCCGATCCCGCGGTGGGACGTCCCCAAACTCGACGACGCGGACAACCTCTTCGTGTTCGCCGCGGGCCGGGAGGCGCGCATCTACGCCGTCCCGCCACACACCGACGTCGAACCGCTCGCGTTCGAGGATCGGCAGTTCCAGGTCGAACGCTTCCCCGAGCAGTCGTGTGCCGCCTGTGGCTCGACCGACACCTACCTCACCGAAGTCGAGACAGACGACGGCACGCGCCACTTCGCGTGCAACGACGCGAGTTTCTGCCTGAAACGCCAGGACGATCCCACACTCCCGAAAGACCACCACCTCGAGCGATCCGGGGTGGACTGGGGACCGGGCACTCCCGACGCCGACGGCGATGGCGGTGTCGCTGGAGATGCTGACGATGGAGGTGACGACGAATGAGCCTGCTCGAGGCGACCGGCCTGAGCAAGGTCTACGGCGAGAGCTGTCCGGTCTGTCGCGAGCGCACCGGCGATGGAGCGGGCACCAACCAGTGTCCGGTCTGTGGAAGCGTCGTCGCCTGTGCCGACGTCGACCTCGACCTCGAGGCCGGCGAGGTGCTCGGCATCGTCGGCGAGTCCGGCAGCGGCAAGTCGAGTCTCGCCGAGATGCTGGCGCTCGAGCCCGAACGGGAGGGAACCCAGGCGGGGACGGTTCGACTCGCCGGCCACGACGGAAACTTGCTCGAGGCGGACTACCAGACACGCCACGAACTCCGCAACGGTGAGGTCGGCCTCGTCCACCAGCACGTCCGCGACGGGCTGAACCTCGAGTTCACCGGCGGCGGCAACGTCGCCGAGAAGCTGCTGTCCTCGGGCTGGCGCAGTTACGAGGACGTCCGCGAGCGGGTCCGAGAACTCTTCTGTGAGACGGAGATCCCGGTCGACCGGATGGACGATCCGACGCACA
Above is a genomic segment from Natribaculum luteum containing:
- the phnE gene encoding phosphonate ABC transporter, permease protein PhnE, with amino-acid sequence MSSGSPSDSRSLREYFGFDDAGGSAVDRKLTELKRRKTIRRLWTVLGVVVGGIVFYQSLLTTEFTLSQLFTQFPFFLDALAEYFPPTTYYGIPFIDVGQYWNFMQEAELFRASGVTMAIAFAGTVLGLPGALLFGILASERVVPYPFNFLFRATMSFIRAIPALVWALIFIPLGGVSPFTGVLAIMVDTTGYLGRLFTDELEEIADGPIEGVESTGASKPQVISFGMLSQVFRQFIAWIAFDLEHNVRVAISLGLIGAGGLGLELDIQRRTFNYTEMMACIILIVVLAGSVELASQRVRSYLRDDDEVEQTGILEALWTAPRKILESTAGRR
- a CDS encoding phosphonate ABC transporter ATP-binding protein, which gives rise to MSTLTVENLTKEYGDVTALDDVSFEIEDEFVVLLGESGAGKSTMLRCINGLTEPTSGGIYLDGNPLEESQPSIGMIFQQHNLVDGVSAYLNALTGSLERTGFLSSVFQWQDRADKLRALEALQTVGLLDEAHQRVSQMSGGQQQRVGIARALVQDPDLLLADEPVASLDPASAETVMGYLRKAAGVHEVTALVSLHQVNIAAHFGDRFIGLRDGQLLFDVGQGELTPSLIDDLYGSVETVGLAEQNSGDGPGDRTEPHTEWRVEA
- a CDS encoding PhnD/SsuA/transferrin family substrate-binding protein translates to MSDETSADASTMQDGRERTMTERLSRRRFAIGAATGTAALTGLAGCSGVISSDDGDVVTMLLTPDTPSDVRPQYEPVHDMLEGEIDGLDLEMEVPNDYSAVRQALNSEQGEIGMDDVTLISNPDVMDLFGTAVTGGTAFYFSMMLTKPDSNIQERTDLEGKNVAFADRLSTSGSIFAVYALKEAGLDVGDAPDGDPVDFDGTWSNHADAVQRVINDDADACCTWSGNGMSYLAEGQELPERVEEEDSFIDNRGEKEETLRPFWWSFPIPKQPIYARSSWDSPMKEKIRETLLASDEELIQEYMPDDYNETDLPFTTLEETGMDNYEPVITRLDDLGIELG
- the phnG gene encoding phosphonate C-P lyase system protein PhnG — protein: MENPHDRSDRFELIAACDGDVLARLANQVLADDPSLSVLQEPTPQLVMQQVVEPVERRPFNLGEVVVTPAEVKLGDERGFAMVSGKDERGALSGAIVDAAVAGGHRLADDIATRLGEVATNHQEERAREWAESKHTAVEFETMEDDL
- the phnH gene encoding phosphonate C-P lyase system protein PhnH, with amino-acid sequence MRAIDVDPVHGTRRTFRTLCDAMSRPGTVHRTRTAPADYAVVAALVDHEVTFHSSDEELTEALASQGRLEAAPPAEADVVHTKGVPSWDVRDLERGSLVEPSEGATVVYRVDGLAASPEDGQTAVTVTGPGVDGATTFGVGLPEAEVTALADAQSDYPCGVDAVFTSGDAVAALPRSVTFRVANDGERGSEDDGGER
- a CDS encoding carbon-phosphorus lyase complex subunit PhnI — protein: MGYVAVKAGEELIQRAEDLFEKQRLADEDAPITVDQLEGQLERLTAQAMSEAGLYAPRLAALAVKQAQGDTVEAAFLLRAYRSTLERWDESVPVEPSAMFATRRVSPAFKDVPGGQILGPTKDYTQRLLDFELEDEDEGEDPTADWDLEDAEPTTLTNVVDVLREEGLVSEPDEPDVDAPTDTTREPVTFPVERDAVLQELARGETGAVTALGYSALRGYGQVHPTLAEVRVGKLPLTIEHPYTGDEVTVADVAVSESEAVVPVYAKRDDPQFAFGYGLTFGRNERKAISMTILDASIQLESEDEPAENAEFVLDVVDGMDSFGFIEHLKLPHYVTFQSILDRIRAIRERKVAGTTDDEAEPATDDGTDPTERESSESEPSDRETIEASDDD